A stretch of the Vigna radiata var. radiata cultivar VC1973A chromosome 9, Vradiata_ver6, whole genome shotgun sequence genome encodes the following:
- the LOC106772952 gene encoding probable WRKY transcription factor 40 isoform X1 codes for MDCSSWINTSLDLNINPHRVHQELPKEVESKLFSLGMPKFNVEECWESKRPIKDESNSDLEEELKRVTAENKKLAEMLSVVCENYNTLRSHLMEYTRKNGEKETSPTSKKRKSESSNNNSICVMGTNNGNSESSSTDEESCKKPREETMKPKISRVYVRTEASDTTLIVKDGYQWRKYGQKVTRDNPCPRAYFKCSFAPSCPVKKKVQRSVDDQSVLVATYEGEHNHPQASSQMEATSGSGRSVTLASVPCAAATPTLVTLDLTKSKGSNDSKSTKTKVDTPKVQQVLVEQMATSLTTDPNFRAALVAAISGRLMHNN; via the exons ATGGATTGTTCATCATGGATTAACACTTCCTTGGATCTCAACATTAATCCTCACAGAGTTCATCAAGAACTTCCC AAGGAGGTAGAAAGCAAGCTTTTTTCTTTGGGAATGCCCAAGTTTAACGTGGAAGAATGTTGGGAATCCAAAAGACCCATCAAAGATGAG TCTAACAGTGACTTGGAGGAGGAACTGAAGCGGGTGACAGCAGAAAACAAGAAGTTGGCTGAGATGCTGTCGGTGGTGTGTGAGAACTACAACACTTTGCGAAGCCATTTGATGGAATATACGAGGAAAAATGGTGAAAAAGAGACCAGCCCGACATCAAAGAAAAGGAAGTCTGAAAGCAGCAACAACAATAGTATTTGTGTGATGGGAACTAACAATGGAAACTCCGAGAGCAGCTCCACTGATGAAGAATCTTGCAAGAAACCGAGGGAAGAAACCATGAAACCAAAAATTTCAAGAGTTTATGTCAGGACCGAAGCATCTGACACCACCCTT ATTGTGAAAGATGGGTACCAGTGGAGGAAATATGGGCAAAAAGTGACCAGAGATAACCCTTGTCCAAGAGCATATTTCAAATGCTCATTTGCTCCAAGCTGCCCTGTAAAAAAGAAGGTGCAAAGAAGTGTGGATGATCAATCTGTTCTGGTGGCTACTTATGAAGGGGAGCACAACCATCCCCAAGCTTCTTCACAAATGGAGGCAACATCAGGTTCTGGGCGTAGTGTGACCCTTGCTTCAGTGCCTTGTGCAGCTGCCACTCCAACACTCGTTACCCTTGACTTGACAAAATCTAAGGGCAGCAACGATTCCAAGAGCACGAAAACTAAAGTAGATACACCTAAAGTGCAGCAGGTTTTGGTGGAACAGATGGCAACTTCTTTGACCACGGATCCTAATTTCAGAGCAGCACTTGTTGCTGCCATCTCAGGAAGATTGATGCACAATAATTGA
- the LOC106772952 gene encoding probable WRKY transcription factor 40 isoform X2, with amino-acid sequence MDCSSWINTSLDLNINPHRVHQELPEVESKLFSLGMPKFNVEECWESKRPIKDESNSDLEEELKRVTAENKKLAEMLSVVCENYNTLRSHLMEYTRKNGEKETSPTSKKRKSESSNNNSICVMGTNNGNSESSSTDEESCKKPREETMKPKISRVYVRTEASDTTLIVKDGYQWRKYGQKVTRDNPCPRAYFKCSFAPSCPVKKKVQRSVDDQSVLVATYEGEHNHPQASSQMEATSGSGRSVTLASVPCAAATPTLVTLDLTKSKGSNDSKSTKTKVDTPKVQQVLVEQMATSLTTDPNFRAALVAAISGRLMHNN; translated from the exons ATGGATTGTTCATCATGGATTAACACTTCCTTGGATCTCAACATTAATCCTCACAGAGTTCATCAAGAACTTCCC GAGGTAGAAAGCAAGCTTTTTTCTTTGGGAATGCCCAAGTTTAACGTGGAAGAATGTTGGGAATCCAAAAGACCCATCAAAGATGAG TCTAACAGTGACTTGGAGGAGGAACTGAAGCGGGTGACAGCAGAAAACAAGAAGTTGGCTGAGATGCTGTCGGTGGTGTGTGAGAACTACAACACTTTGCGAAGCCATTTGATGGAATATACGAGGAAAAATGGTGAAAAAGAGACCAGCCCGACATCAAAGAAAAGGAAGTCTGAAAGCAGCAACAACAATAGTATTTGTGTGATGGGAACTAACAATGGAAACTCCGAGAGCAGCTCCACTGATGAAGAATCTTGCAAGAAACCGAGGGAAGAAACCATGAAACCAAAAATTTCAAGAGTTTATGTCAGGACCGAAGCATCTGACACCACCCTT ATTGTGAAAGATGGGTACCAGTGGAGGAAATATGGGCAAAAAGTGACCAGAGATAACCCTTGTCCAAGAGCATATTTCAAATGCTCATTTGCTCCAAGCTGCCCTGTAAAAAAGAAGGTGCAAAGAAGTGTGGATGATCAATCTGTTCTGGTGGCTACTTATGAAGGGGAGCACAACCATCCCCAAGCTTCTTCACAAATGGAGGCAACATCAGGTTCTGGGCGTAGTGTGACCCTTGCTTCAGTGCCTTGTGCAGCTGCCACTCCAACACTCGTTACCCTTGACTTGACAAAATCTAAGGGCAGCAACGATTCCAAGAGCACGAAAACTAAAGTAGATACACCTAAAGTGCAGCAGGTTTTGGTGGAACAGATGGCAACTTCTTTGACCACGGATCCTAATTTCAGAGCAGCACTTGTTGCTGCCATCTCAGGAAGATTGATGCACAATAATTGA